In Plasmodium falciparum 3D7 genome assembly, chromosome: 13, the following are encoded in one genomic region:
- a CDS encoding LMBR1 domain-containing protein, putative — protein sequence MDIITSSIFVAFILLIFISSWIFYNYFVNYHESTILAALTFIISLSTCFILVLFIPIDIYLVSNGNLEISHLEITQKVISKFYHSMFWVLIFEAYVLVPFSYFYLKNKKSYKNEFDDNVVPFENTIESLKKTIYFILLLIVLSIIGLIYRPGHKLAMEKGKELEYISDLFDVKHTGESAIIFLMGCVVLMGVSFWATYTSYGIACLPLSLLQQRNIDHDKKEIENRFMSLKEKEIMIKNKYNINCEIKETDKDEMLKIEKMKRVLSKYNYKLQEIEKLSESWLSYLIGIVFTFRLLTGMIFLAFSFIIYISLLASITDKYFNSICAYKCGFVLEQINTIFNLLDTLLIFFSKFFPLDILIIASLAIYIFCCSLYGIVNVGIRICFIPLYKLKPKKSSPETLLVLCFLIIHIILVLIMTLLTIAPNYITYGIQKIKLNDNLGYIKCSLKTDKHICKMSVLSVFFNKIFFGIPYFANSYFFSNWLFIIMFTLSFFYRLFFNKISYLDNIDESELNKESFDENMKLLPLEKLT from the exons ATGGATATCATAACCAGTAGTATATTTGTTGCATTTATTTTG ttaatatttatatcttcttggattttttataattattttgttaattaTCATGAGTCGACAATATTAGCAGCACtaacatttataatatctttaAGTACATGCTTTATTCTAGTCTTATTTATACCTATTGATATATATCTAGTATCCAATGga aacCTCGAAATATCACATTTAGAAATAACACAAAAAGTTATATCAAAATTTTACCACT CTATGTTTTGGGTGTTAATATTTGAAGCTTATGTGCTTGTCCccttttcttatttttatctcaaaaataaaa aGTCTTACAAAAACGAATTTGACGATAATGTAGTTCCTTTTGAAAATACAATTGAATCATTAAAAAAGACC atatattttatacttcTCTTAATTGTCTTGTCCATAATAGGTTTAATATACCGACCTGGACACAAACTCGCAATG gaAAAGGGAAAGGAACTCGAGTATATTTCCGATCTATTCGACGTTAAACata ctGGAGAGTCAGCTATTATTTTCCTCATGGGTTGTGTTGTGCTTATGGGTGTTTCCTTTTGGGCCACTTACACG agTTACGGTATAGCTTGTCTAcctttatcattattacaaCAAAGAAATATCGACCATGATAAGAAAGAAATTGAAAATCGTTTTATGagtttaaaagaaaaagaaattatgatAAAG aataagtataatattaattgcGAAATAAAAGAGACTGATAAGGACGAAATGctaaaaattgaaaaaatgaaaag ggtcttaagtaaatataattataaattacaaGAGATAGAAAAATTATCTGAATCTTGGTTATCATATTTAATAGGAATTGTCTTTACCTTTag ACTATTAACTGGGATGATTTTTCTTgcattttcttttatcatATACATATCTTTATTAGCTTCTATAACGGACAag tATTTTAATTCCATTTGTGCCTACAAATGTGGCTTTGTCCTTGAACAAATAAAcactatttttaatttactcGATACtttattgatttttttttcaaag ttTTTTCCTCTGGACATCCTGATCATAGCTAGCTTGgctatttacattttttgttGTTCTTTGTATGGAATTGTAAATGTAGGAATACGAATATGTTTTATTCCTTTGTATAAATTAAAGCCCAAAAAATCATCTCCCgag aCCTTGTTGGTTTTGTGCTTTTTAATTATACACATAATTTTAGTGTTAATTATGACCCTGCTGACG aTTGCACCAAATTATATAACTTATggaatacaaaaaattaaactaAAC GATAATTTAGGGTATATAAAATGTTCACTCAAGACAGATAAGCACATTTGTAAAATGTCTGTGTTATcggttttttttaataaaattttttttg gtaTTCCTTATTTTGCAAAcagttattttttttccaattGGCTCTTTATaa TAATGTTTAcgctttcctttttttatcgacttttttttaataaaatcagTTACTTAGATAACATAGAC GAGAGTGAATTAAACAAAGAGAGTTTTGATGAAAACATGAAATTATTACCCTTGGAAAAATTAACATAA
- a CDS encoding 26S proteasome regulatory subunit RPN3, putative gives MKDKHKKVEYAEKDVEIKEIEKDDGDNKVFVNNLLTSVNYINNAIVHKDNRHMLRMLKYIKNIRLSIKNDKNMSMPIIIYLIKRIFKENYPIYNILNKYMNIYEEGLYKEISDFYNINEKTYMNCLPELEVFFYLLILLYLLDEKCYDEGMELSTIIINRINKINRRSLDYINAKVYFYYSWIHELGGKLSQVRQKLLFIYRNACLHRDIMTQTVVVNLILRDYIKHNLYDLAVRFISKTSFPENLSSNAQYARYLYYIGKILAVQLDYSEAHRKITQALRKAPQHTQSAKGFKLAATKMEIVVELLMGDIPDRSIFSNKIMYKKLIPYKHVVSAVRNGDINKFAQVMNNYTDLFIHDGVYLLIKRIHHNVIKTALRIINLSYSRISINDIGKKIGIESSLDVVGITAKAIHDGVIEGTIDYENQYVESKSNSDIYITGDPMKTFHKRIAFCLQLYSDAIKAMQYPDENEKKENEEAKERKMRQQEELAQAEEGDLGDDNDLL, from the exons atgaaagataaacataaaaaagtaGAATATGCCGAGAAGGATGttgaaataaaagaaattgaGAAAGATGATGGAGATAATAAAGTATTTGTAAACAATTTGTTGACGAGcgtaaattatattaacaatGCTATAGTACATAAAGATAATAGGCATATGTTACGTATgttgaaatatattaaaaatattcgaTTAAGTATTAAGAATGATAAGAATATGTCGATGccaataattatttatttaataaaaagaatttttaaagaaaattatcctatatataatatattaaataaatatatgaatatatatgagGAAGggttatataaagaaattagtgatttttataatataaacgaaaaaacatatatgaaTTGTTTACCAGAGTTagaagtttttttttatttattaatattattatatttacttgATGAAAAATGTTATGATGAAGGTATGGAATTATCaaccataataataaatagaataaataaaataaacagaAGATCATTAGATTATATTAATGCGaaagtatatttttattattcttggATACATGAGCTAGGAGGTAAATTATCACAAGTTCGAcagaaattattatttatatatagaaatgcATGCTTACATAGGGATATTATGACACAAACAGTTGTtgtaaatttaatattaagagattatattaaacataatttatatgatctAGCTGTCAGATTTATAAGTAAAACTTCCTTTCCAGAAAATTTATCATCAAATGCACAGTATGCtagatatttatattatatagggAAAATATTAGCTGTACAATTAGATTATAGTGAAGCACACAGAAAAATAACACAAGCCTTAAGAAAAGCTCCACAACATACACAAAGCGCAAAAGGATTCAAACTTGCAGCTACCAAAATGGAAATCGTTGTTGAATTATTAATGGGAGATATACCTGACCGTTCCATATTTAGTAATAAAATcatgtataaaaaattaattccATACAAACATGTTGTATCAGCTGTACGAAATGGAGATATCAACAAATTTGCTCAAGTTATGAATAATTACACAGACTTATTTATTCATGATGGTGTGTACTTATTGATTAAGAGAATTCACCACAATGTTATCAAAACGGCCTTAAGAATAATTAACCTTTCTTATTCAAGAATTTCGATc AACGATATTGGCAAAAAGATTGGCATTGAGTCGTCCCTCGATGTGGTGGGAATAACTGCAAAAGCCATTCACGACGGTGTGATTGAAGGAACTATTGATTATGAAAATCAATATGTAGAGTCCAAATCTAAtagtgatatatatataacaggGGACCCTATGAAAACATTTCACAAGAGAATAGCTTTTTGTTTACAGTTATATTCGGATGCTATAAAAGCAATGCAATATCcagatgaaaatgaaaaaaaagaaaatgaggAAGCAAAAGAGAGAAAAATGAGACAACAAGAGGAATTAGCTCAAGCCGAGGAAGGAGATCTGGGCGATGATAATGATTTGTTATAA
- a CDS encoding 60S ribosomal protein L6, putative encodes MTNTSNELKHYNVKGKKKVLVPVNAKKTINKKYFGRKVASKKKYVVQRKLRKSIEVGKVAIILTGKHMGKRCIITKILNSGLLAVVGPYEINGVPLKRVDSRYLVVTSTNIFNFENIAKLKDDFLNYAQDIDDDSFIKTLEIKKKQKKLLKNKNEALFMNNVIDKIKEIRKEDPKVQKLEGIQKDIGSLLKPEILKNKVFAHYLKSKFTLRNDMVLHKMKF; translated from the coding sequence ATGACAAACACAAGCAACGAATTAAAGCACTATAATGTgaaaggaaagaaaaaagtTTTAGTACCGGTAAATGCAAAAAAAACCATTAACAAGAAATACTTCGGAAGGAAAGTTGCTTCcaaaaagaaatatgttGTACAAAGAAAATTAAGGAAATCTATAGAAGTAGGAAAGGTAGCCATCATATTAACAGGAAAACATATGGGTAAGAGATGTATAATAACCAAAATTTTAAATTCAGGATTATTAGCTGTAGTAGGTCCATATGAAATTAATGGGGTTCCTTTAAAAAGAGTTGATTCAAGATATTTAGTTGTTACATCTACTAATATTTTTAACTTTGAAAATATAGCCAAGTTAAAAGATGACTTCCTTAACTATGCTCAAGATATTGATGATGattcttttattaaaaccttagaaattaaaaaaaaacaaaagaaactcttaaaaaataaaaatgaagccCTCTTTATGAATAATGTTATTGacaaaattaaagaaatcaGAAAAGAAGATCCAAAGGTTCAGAAATTAGAAGGTATACAAAAAGATATTGGAAGTTTGTTAAAACcagaaattttaaaaaataaagtctTCGCTCATTACTTAAAATCTAAATTTACCTTAAGAAATGATATGGTTTTACACAAAATGAAGTTTTAA
- a CDS encoding elongation factor 1-gamma, putative, producing the protein MDFKLLAPKNDVRTLKVQTVASFCNVKLNMPNFELGKDNKTADFLKHSPLGRLPVLVTSHGSIFESNAVCKYLCSIHREGDYLGKGSFEEAQVNMWVDFNTYELEIPMTCYMNNKSCEKSLKHIEDTLKCYNNHLLYNQYMVGNSITIADIFISVILYFSLNSGALNESIVLKYKNLYRLYDTISNQKQFKYVFACDQNKKKNTQDKSTGAKKKQGNNKKDDNNNNNNNDADNQHADLLSDDLAEKKQPKKTNPLDLLPPSNFSLDEWKYKFSNEKDLLNNAMPHFWKTYDPNGFSLYYMKYDKLEDECQISFVACNMAGGFLQRLENNFSKYSFAVVTVLGENKSYDIEGVWLFRGTDIPFEMKDHPSFEYHIFKKLDINNTQDKKIVEEYWCSKETVDNRPLVDRKVWK; encoded by the exons ATGGATTTt aAATTACTTGCTCCCAAAAATGACGTCAGAACTTTGAAGGTTCAAACAGTAGCATCATTTTGCAATGTGAAATTAAATATGCCGAACTTTGAACTTGGTAAAGATAACAAGACAGccgattttttaaaacactCTCCGCTAGGTAGGTTGCCTGTTTTGGTTACGTCTCATGGTTCTATTTTTGAAAGTAATGCTGTTTGTAAATACCTTTGTAGTATTCATAGAGAAGGGGATTATTTAGGTAAGGGTTCTTTTGAAGAAGCACAAGTAAATATGTGGGTAGATTTCAACACATACGAATTAGAAATTCCTATGACttgttatatgaataataaatccTGTGAGAAATCTTTAAAACATATAGAAGATActttaaaatgttataataatcatttattatataatcaatATATGGTTGGTAATTCAATTACTATTGCGGATATCTTTATTTCtgtcatattatatttttctttaaattctGGTGCTTTGAATGAATCGATAgttttgaaatataaaaacttaTATAGATTATATGACACTATAAGTAATCAAAAACAatttaaatatgtttttGCTTgtgatcaaaataaaaagaaaaacacaCAAGATAAATCAACAggtgcaaaaaaaaaacaaggaaACAATAAgaaagatgataataataataataataataatgatgctGATAATCAACATGCTGATTTATTAAGTGATGATTTGGCAGAAAAAAAACAgccaaaaaaaacaaacccATTAGATTTATTACCACCATCGAATTTCTCACTGGATGAatggaaatataaatttagtaatgaaaaagatttattaaataatgccATGCCACATTTCTGGAAAACATATGATCCAAATGGATTCtccttatattatatgaaatatgataaattagAAGATGAATGCCAAATATCATTTGTTGCATGTAATATGGCAGGTGGATTCTTACAAAGACTTGAAAACAATTTCTCAAAATATTCATTTGCCGTTGTTACTGTTTTGGGagaaaataaatcatatgaCATCGAAGGTGTCTGGTTATTCAGAGGTACAGACATACCTTTTGAAATGAAAGATCACCCTTCTTTTGAATAtcacatttttaaaaaattagatattaataatacacaAGACAAAAAAATTGTAGAAGAGTACTGGTGCTCAAAAGAAACGGTAGATAACAGACCTCTTGTCGACAGAAAGGTATGGAAATAA
- a CDS encoding SprT-like domain-containing protein, putative, whose protein sequence is MEGDINKLTSVETEYLEKSGKKRRQKSIIECINNYNEETVENHRNQNILDEINSYNDISLTKERSNEVMINMTDGEMSEEDLDTLEVIRQLSSIKLDSDEESKDKIIYNKKEKKKKLKNKKNKKKNKENKNTYIFDTSDIECVEDAIIYDESKDTEFPDLHELFSEYNGKYFFNKLSSVHVNWSNKMKLCAGICIFKKSGYCCIRLSLPLLKLRKIKEYRETLLHEMIHAFLFLTRSNRKHDGHGPEFKKHMYRINRATGLHITIYHTFHDEVNFYRNHIWRCTGVCRKYPPHFGFVKRSMNRPPGPKEKWWRRHSSYCCGNFVKIEETEENKKNEMVNMNKAGNNISHITNVIQKRNNKRDKDTFEKRQDNNNLFEDMINDEIIILDNENNNRNKKEVDDEMDIINLIKNLFSDNKDKILSFPDITVDYHKAFEGKNYFEID, encoded by the exons ATGGAGggtgatataaataaattaacatCTGTCGAGACGGAGTACTTAGAAAAAAGTGGGAAAAAAAGAAGACAAAAATCTATTAtagaatgtataaataattataatgaggAAACTGTAGAAAATCATAGAAACCAAAATATTCTGGATGAAATCAAttcatataatgatatatccTTAACAAAGGAGAGATCAAATGAGGTAATGATTAATATGACTGATGGTGAAATGTCAGAAGAAGATTTAGATACATTGGAGGTTATAAGACAATTAAGTTCTATTAAACTTGATTCTGATGAAGAATCAAaggataaaattatttataataaaaaagaaaaaaaaaaaaaattaaaaaataaaaaaaataaaaaaaaaaataaagaaaataaaaatacatatatttttgacACCTCTGATATAGAGTGTGTAGAAGATGCAATCATATATGACGAAtcaa aGGATACCGAATTTCCAGATTTACATGAATTATTTTCAGAATATAatggaaaatatttttttaataaattgtcATCTGTACATGTAAATTGGagtaataaaatgaaattgtGTGCAGggatatgtatatttaag aagtCTGGATATTGTTGTATTCGCTTATCGTTACCACTACTAAAGCTgaggaaaataaaagaatatagg GAAACCTTATTACATGAAATGATCCATgcctttttgtttttaacaAGAAGTAATAGGAAGCATGATGGACATGGAcca GAGTTTAAAAAACACATGTACAGAATAAATAGAGCTACTGGATTGCATATAACGATTTATCACACTTTTCATGATGAAGTAAATTTTTATCGAAATCATATATGGCGCTGCAca gGTGTGTGTAGAAAATACCCACCCCATTTTGGATTTGTCAAAAGATCGATGAACAGACCTCCTGGACCAAAAGAAAAATGGT gGAGAAGACATTCTTCTTACTGCTGTGGAAACTTTGTTAAAATTGAAGAAACAGaagagaacaaaaaaaacgaAATGGTAAACATGAACAAAGCAGGAAATAACATATCGCATATAACAAACGTAATACAAAAAAGGAATAACAAAAGAGATAAGG ATACTTTTGAAAAAAGACAAGACAATAATAATCTTTTTGAGGACATGATAAATGACGAAATAATTATCTTAGACaacgaaaataataatagaaataaaaaggaagtgGATGATGAAATGgacataataaatttaataaaaaatttatttagtGATAATAAAGACAAAATATTATCCTTTCCAGATATTACTGTGGATTATCACAAGGCATTTGAAGGTAAAAATTATTTCGAGATAGATTAG